In Brucella melitensis bv. 1 str. 16M, a genomic segment contains:
- a CDS encoding L-rhamnose mutarotase encodes MSKHQGQRMGMVIGLNPEKVAKYKALHAQVWPEILALISECNITNYSIFLKEPENLLFGYWEYVGSDFAADMRKMAESPKNQEWWSVCMPCQKPLETRKEGEWWAMMEEVFHHD; translated from the coding sequence ATGAGCAAGCATCAGGGCCAGCGCATGGGGATGGTGATCGGCCTCAACCCGGAAAAGGTCGCGAAATATAAGGCGTTACATGCGCAGGTCTGGCCGGAAATTCTGGCGCTTATCAGCGAATGCAACATCACTAATTATTCGATTTTCCTGAAAGAGCCGGAAAACCTGCTGTTTGGCTATTGGGAATATGTCGGCAGCGATTTTGCAGCCGACATGAGGAAAATGGCCGAAAGCCCCAAAAATCAGGAATGGTGGTCGGTCTGTATGCCATGCCAGAAACCGCTTGAAACCCGCAAAGAGGGTGAGTGGTGGGCAATGATGGAGGAGGTTTTTCACCATGACTGA
- a CDS encoding mandelate racemase/muconate lactonizing enzyme family protein — MARIERFELRMVDLPPRAKRTDAIQSFVSQETPIVTITDSDGAVGTGYSYTIGTGGSSVMRLLADHLAPLVIGEDADCIEAIWRRLEFATHATTIGAITALALAAIDTALWDLRAKKQNLPLWKLAGGARDHCPLYTTEGGWLHIEKEALVEDALQAKAKGFTGSKIKIGKPHGAQDYARLSAVRAAVGAAFEIMTDCNQGFTVDEAIRRAERLKELDLAWIEEPLPADDLDGHMRLARSTAAPVAVGESIYSIRHFREYMHKGACSIVQVDVARIGGITPWLKVAHMAEAFDIPVCPHFLMELHVSLVCAVPNGRYVEYIPQLDDLTDKGMEIRDGHAVAPSQPGIGIAWDWDAVRSRSIGEFTREIVRAP; from the coding sequence ATGGCAAGGATCGAGCGGTTTGAATTGCGCATGGTGGACCTTCCGCCCAGGGCGAAGCGCACCGATGCAATCCAGAGCTTTGTAAGCCAGGAAACCCCCATCGTCACCATTACCGACAGCGATGGTGCGGTTGGCACCGGCTATAGCTATACGATTGGCACTGGTGGTTCGTCCGTCATGCGCCTGCTTGCCGACCATCTGGCGCCGCTGGTGATTGGCGAGGATGCCGATTGCATCGAGGCGATCTGGCGCAGGCTGGAATTTGCAACCCATGCCACCACGATCGGCGCAATCACCGCGCTGGCGCTTGCTGCAATCGATACCGCGCTTTGGGATCTGCGTGCAAAAAAGCAGAACCTGCCGCTCTGGAAGCTTGCGGGCGGGGCAAGGGACCATTGTCCGCTTTATACGACCGAAGGCGGCTGGCTGCATATCGAGAAGGAGGCGCTGGTCGAGGATGCGCTTCAAGCCAAGGCGAAAGGTTTCACCGGCTCCAAGATCAAGATCGGCAAGCCGCATGGCGCGCAGGATTATGCGCGGCTTTCCGCCGTGCGTGCGGCGGTGGGTGCTGCCTTCGAGATCATGACCGATTGCAATCAGGGTTTTACGGTTGATGAAGCGATCCGCCGTGCCGAGCGCCTCAAGGAACTTGATCTGGCATGGATCGAGGAGCCGCTACCAGCCGACGATCTCGACGGCCATATGCGCCTGGCCCGCTCCACGGCGGCGCCCGTTGCAGTGGGTGAATCGATCTACTCGATCCGCCATTTCCGCGAATATATGCACAAGGGTGCCTGCTCCATCGTGCAGGTGGATGTGGCGCGCATCGGCGGCATCACGCCATGGCTGAAAGTGGCACATATGGCGGAAGCCTTCGATATTCCGGTGTGTCCGCATTTCCTGATGGAACTGCATGTAAGCCTCGTCTGTGCGGTGCCGAACGGGCGCTATGTCGAATATATCCCGCAGCTCGATGACCTGACGGACAAGGGTATGGAAATTCGTGACGGCCATGCCGTTGCTCCATCGCAGCCGGGGATCGGCATTGCGTGGGATTGGGACGCAGTGCGTTCGCGCTCAATTGGCGAATTCACCCGCGAGATCGTGAGGGCGCCATGA
- a CDS encoding ABC transporter ATP-binding protein: protein MAQLSIKNLVKRYGSIEVVHGINLEIADKEFVALVGPSGCGKSTTLRMIAGLESISGGTLEIGGKVVNDLPPRDRNISMVFQSYALYPHMSVRENMGFSLKIAKQPQAEIDRRVNEAAAVLGLEALMDRRPAQLSGGQRQRVAMGRAIVRNPEVFLFDEPLSNLDAKLRTQMRTEIKKLHAKVQSTVVYVTHDQVEAMTLADRIVIMRDGHIEQAGTPDEVFKRPATQIVAGFIGSPPMNMAEATVKGDELLFANGDRLPLPARFKARVGEGAKVTFGLRPDDIFPKGHGLSTGDGVHEKELRVVITEPLGNETLVFAEFAGREWVARMLNPRPVQPGESIAMQFDLAQAHLFDAATGKSLTV, encoded by the coding sequence ATGGCACAGCTTTCCATCAAAAATCTCGTCAAGCGTTATGGCAGCATCGAAGTGGTGCATGGCATCAATCTCGAAATCGCCGACAAGGAGTTTGTCGCGCTGGTCGGCCCGTCCGGTTGCGGAAAATCCACGACGCTGCGGATGATTGCCGGCCTGGAATCCATCTCCGGTGGCACGCTTGAAATCGGCGGCAAAGTCGTCAACGACTTGCCCCCGCGTGATCGCAACATCTCCATGGTGTTCCAGTCCTATGCGCTCTATCCGCATATGAGCGTACGCGAGAACATGGGTTTTTCGCTGAAGATTGCAAAGCAGCCGCAGGCGGAAATCGACCGCCGCGTCAACGAGGCGGCGGCTGTTCTGGGGCTTGAAGCATTGATGGACCGCCGCCCCGCGCAGCTTTCGGGCGGCCAGCGCCAGCGTGTCGCCATGGGGCGCGCCATCGTGCGCAACCCGGAAGTCTTTCTCTTCGATGAGCCGCTCTCGAACCTCGATGCCAAACTGCGTACGCAGATGCGCACCGAAATCAAGAAGCTGCACGCCAAGGTGCAGTCTACGGTCGTCTATGTGACCCACGATCAGGTCGAGGCGATGACGCTGGCCGACCGCATTGTCATCATGCGCGACGGCCATATCGAACAGGCGGGCACCCCGGATGAAGTGTTCAAGCGCCCGGCGACGCAAATCGTTGCGGGCTTCATCGGTTCGCCGCCGATGAACATGGCCGAAGCGACCGTGAAGGGTGACGAGCTTCTTTTCGCCAATGGCGACCGCCTGCCGCTGCCTGCCCGGTTCAAGGCAAGGGTGGGCGAGGGCGCAAAGGTTACTTTCGGCCTGCGGCCTGATGATATTTTCCCGAAAGGTCACGGCCTTTCGACCGGCGATGGCGTGCATGAGAAAGAATTGCGCGTCGTCATCACCGAGCCGCTTGGCAATGAAACACTGGTCTTTGCGGAATTTGCCGGGCGCGAATGGGTGGCGCGTATGCTGAACCCGCGCCCGGTGCAGCCGGGTGAGAGCATTGCCATGCAGTTCGATCTGGCGCAGGCGCATCTTTTCGATGCCGCTACCGGCAAGAGTCTGACGGTGTAA
- a CDS encoding carbohydrate ABC transporter permease codes for MAQSLSNAQHRMRRRIARVFYLVGLFLAMLVICLPGFWIVLSSLRPPVEIMAKPPVWIPQDISLDAYRTMFSGAGAGGVPVWDYFRNSIIVSVTSTVVSLIIGMSGGYAFARFRFRGKSATFLGFMLTRSVPGIALSLPLFMVYSRIGIIDTHFGLILTYVALNIPFTTWLIDGFFRQVPKDLAEAAQIDGCTRWQAFWQVEFPLAGPGIASAGIFAFLTCWNEYALASQLTRSVNSKTLPVGLLDYTAEFTIDWRGMCALAVVMIVPALALTFVIQKHLVSGLTFGAVKG; via the coding sequence ATGGCCCAATCCTTGAGCAATGCCCAACACCGTATGCGCCGCCGCATTGCGCGCGTTTTCTATCTCGTGGGCCTGTTTCTGGCTATGCTTGTCATATGCCTGCCGGGCTTCTGGATCGTGCTTTCCTCCTTGCGTCCGCCGGTGGAAATCATGGCCAAGCCGCCTGTCTGGATTCCGCAGGACATCTCGCTCGATGCCTATCGCACCATGTTCTCAGGAGCAGGGGCGGGCGGCGTGCCGGTCTGGGATTATTTCCGCAATTCCATCATTGTTTCCGTCACCTCCACCGTGGTGTCGCTCATCATCGGCATGTCGGGCGGCTATGCCTTTGCCCGGTTCCGCTTTCGCGGCAAGTCGGCAACCTTCCTGGGCTTTATGCTCACACGCTCCGTGCCGGGCATCGCCCTGTCGTTGCCGCTCTTCATGGTCTATTCGCGCATTGGTATCATCGATACGCATTTCGGCCTGATCCTTACCTATGTGGCGCTGAATATTCCCTTCACGACCTGGCTGATCGACGGCTTCTTCCGGCAGGTGCCGAAAGATCTGGCCGAAGCCGCCCAGATCGACGGCTGCACGCGCTGGCAGGCCTTCTGGCAGGTGGAATTTCCGCTTGCCGGCCCCGGCATCGCATCGGCGGGCATCTTTGCCTTCCTCACCTGCTGGAACGAATATGCGCTGGCCTCCCAGCTCACCCGTTCCGTCAATTCCAAGACGCTTCCGGTCGGTCTTCTCGATTATACGGCCGAGTTCACCATCGATTGGCGCGGCATGTGCGCGCTTGCCGTGGTGATGATTGTTCCGGCGCTGGCGCTCACCTTCGTCATCCAGAAACACCTCGTTTCCGGCCTGACTTTCGGCGCGGTTAAAGGTTGA
- a CDS encoding carbohydrate ABC transporter permease, which translates to MFKRLSPPVLLLLPAFIILAAVVLFPLALSLYSSFTPFRLTRPETLFRFIGLRNYERILSDWVFWAAFLRTVFFLTIALNLEMLLGLGLALLVNKATWGKRTLRTLMMFPMMFSPVLVGFQFKFMFNDNIGLVNNALQSLGLTDRAIPWLIDGNLALVAILTAEVWSSTAVFAILILAGLLAMPQDPVEAARVDGCTPWQTFRYVIWPYLMPFAYIAMTIRSLDEARAYDIVKIMTDGGPARRTELIWTLVGRTAYSDAQMGLANAMAYVAILLSILFTVIFFRKLAAARTQIGAEW; encoded by the coding sequence ATGTTTAAAAGACTTTCCCCGCCGGTCCTGTTGTTGCTTCCGGCCTTCATCATTCTGGCTGCGGTGGTGCTCTTTCCTCTTGCGCTTTCGCTTTATTCCAGCTTCACGCCGTTTCGCCTGACGCGCCCGGAAACGCTGTTCCGCTTTATCGGCCTGCGCAATTATGAGCGCATCCTGAGTGACTGGGTGTTCTGGGCAGCCTTTCTGCGCACGGTGTTTTTTCTGACCATCGCACTCAATCTGGAAATGCTTCTGGGGCTGGGATTGGCGCTTCTGGTCAACAAGGCCACATGGGGCAAGCGCACCCTGCGCACGCTCATGATGTTTCCAATGATGTTCTCGCCGGTTCTGGTGGGCTTCCAGTTCAAGTTCATGTTCAACGACAATATCGGCCTGGTGAATAATGCGCTTCAGTCGCTGGGGCTGACCGACAGGGCGATCCCCTGGCTTATCGATGGCAATCTGGCGCTGGTGGCGATCCTGACCGCCGAAGTCTGGTCGTCCACCGCCGTCTTTGCAATCCTCATTCTGGCCGGGCTTCTCGCCATGCCGCAGGACCCGGTGGAAGCTGCCCGCGTGGATGGCTGCACGCCATGGCAAACCTTCCGCTATGTCATCTGGCCCTATCTCATGCCCTTCGCCTATATCGCGATGACCATTCGTTCGCTCGATGAGGCGCGCGCCTATGATATCGTGAAGATCATGACCGATGGCGGCCCGGCGCGGCGCACGGAGCTGATCTGGACCCTCGTGGGCCGCACGGCCTACTCGGATGCGCAGATGGGCCTTGCCAATGCCATGGCCTATGTCGCGATCCTTCTCTCCATCCTCTTCACCGTCATTTTCTTCCGCAAGCTTGCCGCCGCGCGCACGCAGATCGGAGCGGAGTGGTAG
- a CDS encoding ABC transporter substrate-binding protein, which translates to MQDFKSHVLAGAALLAMGIAPAYAADLPGKFEGVTVNAKLIGGQQYETLYARIADWEKATGAKVNILSKKNHFELDKEIKSDMASGSINWCVGSNHSSFAPQYGDLYTDLKPLLPKEEIDAFVPSVIKASMLNGKLVMLPRAQFDVSALYYQKSLYQDEARKKAFKEKYGYDLAPPKTWKEVSDQAIFFADPPNFYGTQFAGKEEAINGRFYEMLVAEGGEYLDKDGKPAFNSDAGVRALDWFVNLYKAKAVPAGTTNYLWDDLGAGFASGTVALDLDWPGWATYFNDPKSSKVAGNVGIVVQPKGSSGKRTGWSGHHGFSVTEACPTKEAAASLVWFLTNEDSQKVEAANGTLPTRTKVWEWDIEQAASDPYKKEVLTVFQEAAKNAFPVPSTPSWIEISNAVYPELQAAILGDKTSKEALDSAAQKATQILEDAGDL; encoded by the coding sequence ATGCAGGATTTCAAATCGCATGTTCTGGCGGGCGCGGCTTTGCTGGCAATGGGAATTGCCCCGGCTTACGCGGCGGATCTGCCCGGCAAGTTCGAGGGCGTGACCGTTAACGCCAAGCTGATCGGCGGTCAGCAATATGAAACGCTTTATGCGCGCATTGCCGATTGGGAGAAGGCGACGGGCGCAAAGGTAAACATTCTTTCCAAGAAGAATCATTTTGAGCTCGACAAGGAAATCAAGTCCGACATGGCTTCCGGCTCGATCAACTGGTGCGTCGGTTCCAACCATTCTTCTTTCGCGCCGCAATATGGCGATCTTTACACGGACCTGAAACCGCTCTTGCCAAAGGAAGAGATCGACGCTTTCGTGCCGTCGGTCATCAAGGCGTCCATGCTCAATGGCAAGCTGGTCATGCTGCCGCGTGCCCAGTTCGATGTGTCCGCCCTTTATTACCAGAAGAGCCTCTATCAGGACGAAGCCAGGAAGAAGGCGTTCAAGGAAAAATACGGCTACGATCTGGCACCGCCAAAGACCTGGAAGGAAGTTTCCGATCAGGCGATCTTCTTCGCCGATCCGCCGAATTTCTACGGCACCCAGTTCGCAGGCAAGGAAGAGGCGATCAATGGCCGCTTCTATGAAATGCTGGTTGCCGAGGGTGGTGAATATCTCGACAAGGACGGCAAGCCTGCCTTCAATTCCGATGCAGGCGTGCGCGCGCTCGACTGGTTCGTAAACCTCTACAAGGCCAAGGCCGTCCCGGCTGGCACCACGAATTATCTCTGGGATGATCTTGGCGCGGGCTTTGCTTCCGGCACCGTGGCGCTCGATCTGGACTGGCCGGGCTGGGCCACCTATTTCAACGATCCGAAGTCGTCGAAGGTGGCGGGCAATGTCGGCATCGTCGTGCAGCCCAAGGGCTCGTCCGGCAAGCGCACCGGCTGGTCTGGCCATCACGGTTTCTCCGTCACCGAAGCCTGCCCCACCAAGGAGGCTGCCGCTTCGCTGGTCTGGTTCCTGACCAATGAGGATTCCCAGAAGGTGGAAGCCGCCAATGGTACGCTGCCCACCCGCACCAAGGTCTGGGAATGGGATATCGAGCAGGCTGCATCTGATCCTTACAAGAAGGAAGTGCTGACCGTGTTCCAGGAAGCGGCGAAGAATGCTTTCCCGGTTCCGAGCACCCCGTCCTGGATCGAGATTTCCAACGCCGTCTATCCTGAATTGCAGGCTGCCATTCTGGGCGACAAGACCTCGAAGGAAGCACTCGACAGTGCGGCCCAGAAGGCGACCCAGATTCTGGAAGACGCCGGCGACCTTTGA
- a CDS encoding IclR family transcriptional regulator yields the protein MREPTLETDDRYRAPALDKGLDILELLASVDGGLTQAEIAKHLDRSPNEFYRMLDRLVKRGYVTKLDGDRYSLTLKLFGLAQLHAPVRRLASFATPFMRELADRSKQANQLAVFDRGSVVVIAQQEAPDYWGISIRVGSHISLFDTGSGHVLLAFRSPEEREMMIAAHVKSRDEVNLDQDFYDRLDQIRERGYEMMASAQMAGAYNLSAPILGPDGTCVAALTCPYITLVNPSSAPDITQTISLLQKTVRDLSKLVGADVGVTG from the coding sequence ATGCGGGAGCCGACCTTGGAAACTGACGATCGCTATCGCGCGCCCGCGCTGGACAAGGGGCTGGACATATTGGAATTGCTGGCGAGTGTGGATGGCGGGCTGACGCAGGCCGAGATCGCCAAGCATCTCGACCGCAGCCCCAACGAATTTTACCGGATGCTGGACCGGCTGGTGAAGCGCGGCTATGTCACCAAACTCGATGGCGACCGTTATTCACTGACGCTGAAGCTGTTCGGGCTTGCGCAACTCCATGCGCCGGTGCGCAGGCTTGCCTCCTTCGCCACGCCCTTCATGCGCGAGCTTGCCGACCGTTCCAAACAGGCCAATCAGCTTGCCGTGTTCGACCGCGGCTCGGTGGTGGTCATCGCTCAGCAGGAAGCACCGGATTACTGGGGCATTTCCATCCGCGTCGGCTCGCATATCAGCCTGTTCGATACCGGCTCCGGTCACGTTCTGCTCGCCTTCCGCTCACCGGAAGAGCGCGAAATGATGATTGCCGCCCATGTGAAAAGCCGTGATGAAGTCAATCTGGATCAGGACTTCTATGACCGTCTCGACCAGATACGCGAGCGCGGATACGAGATGATGGCGAGCGCACAGATGGCGGGCGCCTATAATCTTTCCGCGCCGATCCTCGGCCCGGACGGCACCTGCGTTGCAGCCCTCACCTGCCCCTATATCACGCTCGTCAATCCGTCTTCGGCCCCTGATATCACCCAGACGATCAGCCTGTTGCAGAAGACGGTACGCGACCTCTCCAAGCTGGTGGGCGCGGATGTAGGCGTGACAGGATAA
- a CDS encoding amidohydrolase family protein, translated as MLIDTHLHLIDKNALSYPWLESAPALNRDFLFDSYRLQAERAGIGGALHIEVDVAPHAMQAETDHIRQIARRSGGFIKGAIASCRPEEPGFAAYLERQLSDPFVKGLRRVLHVVPDEVSEGALFRENIKRLEGTGLTFDLCVQPHQIGKAIALADLAPDLCFIVDHCGAPDIKAGALDGWREGMAEISRRPNVIAKISGLVVYCDAESWTVETLRPYAEQVIQSFGWDRVIWGSDWPVCTLASSPDAGLSTWVAATHALLEGCSTTEKSRLFCENARRIWNL; from the coding sequence ATGCTGATCGATACGCACCTGCACCTGATCGACAAAAACGCGCTCAGCTATCCGTGGCTTGAGAGCGCGCCTGCGCTCAACCGCGATTTCCTTTTCGACAGCTATCGTCTTCAGGCCGAGCGTGCCGGCATTGGCGGCGCTCTTCACATAGAAGTTGACGTTGCGCCGCACGCCATGCAGGCGGAGACCGACCATATAAGGCAAATCGCCCGCCGATCGGGCGGGTTCATCAAGGGAGCGATCGCGTCATGCCGCCCGGAGGAACCGGGCTTTGCCGCCTATCTGGAACGCCAGCTAAGCGATCCTTTCGTGAAAGGGCTACGCCGCGTGTTGCATGTGGTGCCGGATGAAGTTTCCGAAGGGGCGCTGTTTCGCGAAAACATCAAGAGGCTGGAAGGAACCGGCCTTACCTTTGATCTTTGTGTGCAGCCGCACCAGATCGGCAAGGCCATTGCGCTTGCCGATCTGGCACCCGACCTTTGCTTCATTGTCGACCATTGCGGCGCGCCGGACATCAAGGCCGGTGCCCTCGACGGCTGGCGGGAAGGCATGGCTGAAATTTCCCGGCGCCCCAACGTGATAGCCAAGATTTCCGGCCTGGTGGTCTATTGCGATGCGGAAAGCTGGACTGTCGAGACCTTGCGCCCCTATGCGGAACAGGTGATCCAGTCCTTCGGGTGGGACCGCGTCATATGGGGCAGCGACTGGCCTGTCTGCACACTTGCCAGTTCACCCGACGCAGGGCTTTCGACATGGGTGGCGGCCACCCATGCCCTGCTTGAAGGATGCAGCACCACGGAAAAATCGCGCCTTTTTTGCGAAAATGCGCGCCGCATCTGGAATCTATGA
- a CDS encoding sarcosine oxidase subunit gamma — protein MLVETNPYSHRRVSIPGRLDVLPAKDGARFILRIAPAKLALAEKTLGAKIPAKIGGLAKTGETAVACIGPDEWYIWAGEGEADAIRQAFARLYESEPHSLVEVSHRETGIDISGPEAEWLLNAASPLNLAEMLAPGAARTVFDHAQVILLKWDADHYRIEVWNSFADHVWTLLETASREVELSI, from the coding sequence ATGCTTGTTGAGACCAACCCTTATTCGCATCGCCGGGTATCGATTCCGGGCCGCCTTGATGTGCTTCCGGCAAAGGATGGCGCGCGTTTCATCTTGCGCATTGCTCCGGCAAAACTGGCCTTGGCTGAAAAGACACTGGGCGCAAAAATCCCGGCAAAGATCGGCGGGCTTGCCAAAACCGGCGAAACAGCCGTTGCCTGCATCGGCCCCGATGAATGGTATATCTGGGCAGGGGAAGGGGAGGCCGACGCTATCCGTCAGGCTTTCGCCAGGCTTTATGAAAGCGAGCCGCATAGTCTTGTGGAGGTGAGCCACCGCGAAACCGGCATCGATATTTCCGGTCCCGAGGCCGAATGGCTGCTCAATGCAGCTTCGCCTTTAAACCTTGCCGAAATGTTAGCACCGGGGGCGGCGCGCACTGTCTTCGACCATGCGCAGGTCATTCTGCTCAAATGGGATGCGGATCATTACCGGATCGAAGTGTGGAATTCCTTTGCCGATCACGTCTGGACCCTGTTGGAAACCGCAAGCCGCGAGGTGGAGCTTTCCATCTGA